In a genomic window of Babylonia areolata isolate BAREFJ2019XMU chromosome 3, ASM4173473v1, whole genome shotgun sequence:
- the LOC143279971 gene encoding opine dehydrogenase-like, with amino-acid sequence MADKLTVCVCGGGNGAHAMAGLAAAHPNTESRVLTLFQDEAARWTSLLKEGDFTIKRNMPDKSVVEIKAKPAMVTKDASQAIPGANMIIFCVPAFAHAQYFSAIAPYVQPITAIIGLPGQPGFEFQCLDILKEDVAKKCAILSYESLPWACRILQFGKLVEILGAKDSLMGSVIRGQSRLPMDPMQTLQAMLGEHPVLRMANNYLEPYLMTKSIVHPPLMYARWRNWDGQPMAEKPLFYQGLDDVGAASLSAVSDEVVATAQAISKQCPQLSLSHVQHLLEWYRQDYRETVQDPTCLLTAMRTNAAYNGLVHPMKDDGQGKWLPDFAYRYLAEDVPFGLVVTKGLAQLAGVPSPETDRVLAWCQEKLGKEYIVGTELKGKDLASTRAPQAYGYKSLDDLVALMQ; translated from the exons ATGGCGGAcaaactgacagtgtgtgtatgtggaggggggaatggggctCACGCCATGGCGGGTCTGGCGgcagcacaccccaacacagaGTCACGTGTGCTGACCTTGTTTCAAGATGAGGCTGCGCGCTGGACCAGTCTGCTGAAGGAGGGGGACTTCACCATTAAACGGAACATGCCAGATAAAAGTGTCGTGGAG ATCAAAGCAAAACCTGCCATGGTCACCAAGGACGCCAGCCAAGCCATCCCAGGAGCCAACATGATCATTTTCTGCGTGCCTGCTTTCGCGCATGCACAGTACTTCAGCGCCATCGCGCCCTATGTGCAGCCCATCACGGCCATTATCGGTCTCCCGGGGCAACCAGGCTTTGAGTTCCAGTGCCTTGACATACTGAAGGAAGACGTGGCTAAAAAGTGTGCCATCCTTTCATATGAGTCCTTGCCTTGGGCCTGTCGGATACTGCAGTTTGGCAAGCTG GTGGAGATCCTGGGCGCCAAGGACTCCCTGATGGGGTCAGTTATCAGGGGCCAGAGCCGGTTGCCCATGGACCCCATGCAGACTCTGCAGGCCATGCTGGGGGAGCACCCCGTGCTGAGGATGGCCAACAACTACCTGGAGCCCTACCTCATGACCAAGTCCATCGTCCACCCGCCCCTGATGTATGCCCGCTGGAGGAACTGGGATGGACAGCCCATGGCAGAGAAGCCCCTCTTCTATCAG GGTCTGGACGATGTTGGAGCGGCCAGCCTGAGCGCGGTGAGTGATGAGGTGGTGGCCACAGCCCAGGCCATCTCCAAGCAGTGTCCACAGCTCAGCCTGTCGCACGTACAGCACCTGCTGGAGTGGTACCGCCAGGACTACCGGGAGACAGTGCAGGACCCCACCTGCCTGCTCACCGCCATGAGGACCAACGCAGCCTACAACG GTCTGGTGCACCCAATGAAGGATGACGGCCAGGGCAAGTGGCTGCCAGACTTTGCCTACCGTTACCTGGCAGAGGACGTGCCCTTTGGTCTGGTGGTCACCAAGGGTCTGGCCCAGCTGGCTGGAGTCCCCTCACCGGAGACGGACCGTGTGCTGGCCTGGTGCCAGGAAAAGCTGGGCAAGGAGTACATCGTGGGGACAGAGTTGAAGGGCAAGGACTTGGCCTCCACCCGCGCCCCACAGGCCTATGGATACAAGAGCCTGGACGACCTGGTAGCTCTGATGCAGTGA